A genomic segment from Nicotiana tabacum cultivar K326 chromosome 9, ASM71507v2, whole genome shotgun sequence encodes:
- the LOC142163955 gene encoding uncharacterized protein LOC142163955 gives MPTKKLAKRQILRSEFDIVYITQKAIKGQALAEHLVANPMDKDYESLTTYFSDEESGQHYPTSAKIRFPCTNNMAEYEACILGIRIVVDMNIKDLFVIGDSDLLIHQIQGEWSTKNVKILPYMHYVKELCKKFTKIEFKHVPRIQNEFDDALATLSSMIQHPDKNYFDLSR, from the exons ATGCCTACCAAAAAGCTAGCTAAACGGCAGATTCTTCGCagcgaatttgacattgtgtacataacCCAAAAGGCTATCAAAGGACAAGCTCTAGCCGAACACCTTGTAGCAAATCCAATGGACAAGGATTATGAATCTCTTACTACATACTTTTCCGATGAGGAG TCAGGACAACACTATCCAACATCAGCAAAGATAagattcccttgcaccaataatatggccgagtacgaagcatgcatcctTGGGATCAGGATAGTAGTCGACATGAACATCAAAGATCTTTTTGTGATAGGGGATTCCGATCTATTGATACATCAAATCCAAGGGGAGTGGTCTACCAAGAACGTCAAAATCCTTCCATACATGCATTATGTAAAAGAGTTatgcaagaagttcacaaagatTGAGTTCAAGCATGTTCCTAGGATCCAGAACGAGTTTGATGATGCTCTTGcaaccctatcatccatgattcagcatccagataagaattattTTGATCTATCAAGGTAG